One Archangium violaceum genomic window, GTCGTCCACGCGCTCGCGGATGCGCGCGGTGAGGAAGGCGAAGCCCTCCAGCAGCCGCTCCACGTCGGGATCCGCGCCACGCTCGACCAACAGGCCGGCGACGCTCGGGTTGGCCAGCCCGAAGGCCCGGCCCATCTCCCGGAGGTAGCTGAGCTCGCTCAGGTAGTACTTGCTGAACATCCTCGCCCTTTCACCAGAGGTCGACCCGCCCGCCGGGTTGCAACTCGGTATGGAAGCGCACGGTGCCGCGCGCGTCCTTGATGTTGAGCTGCGCGATGATGTCGAACCGCAGGGCGGTCGGGTCCTGCTCGTCGGGGACGTGCATGACGACGACGTTCTTCAGCCGCGGCTCGAACTCCTGGATGGCCGTGCGGATGGACTGCTGCATCCTCGGGATGGCCGCAGGGAACAGGTGGATGATGTCGTTGAAATCCATGATGCCGAAGCCAGGGGCGGCCGCTGCCTCTCCCTTGCGGGTGTTGAGCAGGACCCGCAGGTGCTCGGCGATGGCGGCCACCGCGTTGCCTCGGGGCGCGAGCGCGCCGTGGCTGCTGGAGGCCAGACGTGTCAGGAGTCCTCGTTCGGCCATGGCGTGCGGAGGCTGCTCCGGAGCGCTCGCGTTTCACGCGGGCGCTCCGGGAGCGGAACGGACTAGCGCTGCGCGTCCCAGGTGTCGGTGTGCGTCACGCCGCCGTTGGTGATGGTCCAGTCGATCGTGTGGAACACGAAGGTGACCTCCTCCATGGCGGGCAGGTTGGTGCTGGCCGGCACGAAGCTGTCCGGCACGTGCTGCTTGATGCTGTTGATGCGGCCCTTCTTGATGGCGATGGTGTAGAACTGCTCGGTGGTGCCATCACCGGTCGGGTTGGGGCGGAAGAACTTGAAGGTCGCGTCGATGACCTGGTTCTCGCACAGGGCCTTCATGAGCAGCGGGGACGACTTGTCGATGCGCTTCACGATGCGCATCGGCGGGTACTGACGGCGACCCGTCGCCAGGCCGGAGCCCGACTCGCGCGCGGTGATGACCTCGTGCTCGAAGGACACGCACTCGATGGAGTCCTGGCGACCCAGGCTCGTCTGGGTGCTGTCACCCTTGATGTCCGTGCCGTTCGCCTTCAGGTACAGGTGTACTGTCTCAGCCATAAGCCACCTCGGTGTGTGCGCCGCGTACGGCGCGGAAGACCGGGCCCCTTGGGGCCCGGGGTTGATGGAGCCCGCGTTCAGCGGAACCACGAATCACGGGTGCGACGGGCTCACTCCTTGTCCAGCTTGCCCACCAACGACAGGGTGAAGGACGCGCCCATGTACTTGAAGTGCGGGCGCACCTGCAGGCTGCAACGATACCAGCCGGGCTGACCCTCCACATCCTCAACCGTCACGCGGGCGGCGCGCAGCGGGCGGCGCGAACGCACGGCGGGCGCCGGGTCGTCCATGTCGGCGATGTACTGGCTCATCCACTGGTTGAGCTCGCGCTCCAGGTCCGAGCGCTCCTTCCAGCTGCCAATCTGCTCGCGCTGGAGCACCTTCACGTAGTGCGCCAGCCGCGTCATGATGAACATGTAGGGCAGCTGCGTACCGAGGCGGTAGTTGGTCTCCGCCGCCTTACCCTCCGGCGTGCTGCCGAAGAACTTGGCCTTCTGCGCCGAGTTGGCCGAGAAGAAGGCCGCGTTGTCCGCGTCCTTGCGGAACACCAGGCCGATGAAGCCCTCCTCGCTCAGCTCGTACTCGCGCCGCTCGGTGAGCATCACCTCGGTGGGGACCTTGGTCTGGATCTCCCCCATGGCCTCGTACTGGTGCAGCGGCAGCATCTCCACCGCGCCACCGGACTGCGGGCCGATGATGTTCGGGCTCCAGCGGAACTTGGCGAACGAGTCCGCCACGCGGGTGGCGAACGCCGTGGAGGCGTGGCCCCACAGGTAGCGGTCATGGTGGCCGACCACGTCCTCGTTGAAGTTGAAGGCCTTCACGGGGATGGTCTTCTCACCGTAGGGCAGGCGCAGCAGGAAGCGCGGCATGCACAGGCCCACGTAGCGCGCGTCCTCGCTCTCGCGGAACGAGTGCCACCGGGCGTACTGCGGACCCTCGAAGAGGGACTTGAGGTCCTTGAGGTTCGGCAGGTTGAGGAAGTTCTGCTCGCCGAACATCTCCGGGCTGGCGTTGGCGATGAAGGGCGCGTGCGCCATGGCCGCCACGGACGCGCACTTGCGCAGCAGGTCGATGTCCTGCGGGCCCGGGCCGAAGTCGTAGTTGCCCAGCAGCAGGCCGTAGGGCTTGCCACCGAACACGCCGTACTCGTTGGAGTACACCAGCCGGTACAGGCCGCTCTTCACCACCTCGGGGGAGTCCTCGAAGTCCTTGAGCAGGTCCTCCTTGGAGACGTTGAGCATCTCCACGCGGATGTTCTCGCGGAAGTCCACCCGGTCCACGAGGAACTTCAGCGAGCGCCACGCGGACTCCAGCTTCTGGACGTCCTGGTGGTGCATGATCTCGTTGACCTGGGACGTCAGGCGCCGGTCGATCTCCGCGATCATCGCGTCGACGAGGGCCTTGTCCACGCGCTCCTCGGAGCGGTTGGGGGCCAGCATCTCGGTGATGAAGGCTTCCACGCCCCGGCGGGCGACGTCATAGCCCTCGTCCTTGGGCTTGATCTTCGCCTCGGAGAGGATCTCGTCGAGCAGGGAGGGCGAAACGGCCGCCGCGGCGCCCGCTGGATTCTGGGTCTGGGTCTGGGTGCTCATGGGTCACGCTCTCGCTGCTGGACTACTTCTTGGAATCACCGTTGCCATCGGCCTTGAGGCCAAGCTCGTCGATGAGGCGCTTGCGGCCCTCGTCGTCGGCGAGCATCGCCTGGAGCTTCTTGCGGAAGGCGGGGACGTTGCCCAGGGGCCCCTTGAGCGCGTGCAGCGCGCTGCGCAGCTCCAGCAGCTTCCGGAGCTCGGGCACCTGGTTGACGATGCTCTCGGGCGCGAAGTCCGCCAGGCTCTTGAACTGCAGGGACACGGCCAGGTTGGCGCCGTCCTCGTTGGACAGCTTGTCCGTGACGGAGATGTCCACCTTGAGGTCCTGCTGCGCCATGACCTCGGTGAAGTTCATCTTGTCGACGTTGATGGGAGCGCGATCCTCCAGCGGGCGGTCATCCTGCCGGCCGGTGAAGTCACCCATCATCAGCATCTTGAGGGGCAGCTCGACCTGCTCCTGCATGTTACCCGTTGCGGGCTTGTAGACGATGTTGACGCGCTCGGTAGGGGCGACGGAACTCTCTTTGCTCATCTGCTGCTATCTCCTCTTGAGTGAGGTGGGTGGTGCGTGGGCTCGTCGCCAGTTGAAGCTTGTCCGAGAATGCTGCCCCAGTGTCAGGGTTGAACGCGCAGGGCGGCAGCGGGGTCGAGCTGGGCGAGACGACGATAACGGATCCAAAAATCTCCTACCAGACCATCTGGTGAATCTTTTCCGGCGAGGACACAGGTGAGGAACCCCTCGAGACATGCGGCGGCGAGCGCGGGCTCCCAGGAGTCCAGCGCTTGCGCGGTGCACTCGGCATCGAGCGCTTCGTAGAGCGCGCGGGCCGTGGTGAGCTGTCCTGCTTGGACGCACATACGTGCCAGGTGCAGCCGCGCGACGAAGCGCGCGCGGGCCGTGCTGGCCGAGGCGAGACGCGCCTGGTGTTGCGCGAGCGTTTCCCCCTCGGCGGACGCGTCCTGCGCGGGGGTGTCGAGCTCTCGGGGAAGGGGCGCTGGGATGATGATGTTCCGGGGCGCGGCGGTGGGCTTCGCGAGCACCTCGCGCTGCAGCCATTCCTTGGTGGCCGCGTCCGCCATGGGCGTGCCATCCGCCGCCACCAGGTCCACCACCGCGGGCATGCGCTTGAGCAGACTGCTCAGCTCCAGCAGCAATGCCTCACGTGCGGACGCATGGGTGGGGCCAAGCGATGTCAGGGCATGCGCGCTGAAACGCTGCAAATCCAGCACGAAGCGATGCTGGGTCATGGCGGACTCTGCTTCGTCGAGCAGCTCCGCCCAGCGTGAATGGTTTGTCAGGGTTTCCAACTTGGTGCGCAGCGGCGCGGGCAGCGGCGGGAGGGATGTCCTGCCATTGGCGCCGGTGGGAGGAGGCTGTGAGATGTGCAGCCACAATCCGGTGCGCAGCAGTCTGTAGGCGAGCGGGTCGGCTGGATTGGCCCGGCGCAGCACCCCGGAGGCGGAAGCCAGCGACGAGCCGATGTTGCGCAGGAAGTCCGCGGCGGCCTCCGCGCTGGTGAGCTCACCGGTGGGGGCGGAGGGGAGCTGCGCGGCCAGGGCCGCCACCGCGGCGGAGGGCGCGGCGGGGGCCGGCGTGGGCGCCGCGGGAGCGGGTGGAGGAGCGGGCGTGGGTGGAGGCGTGACGGCGGGGGCGGGGGTGGTACCCGTCGTCGCCGGGCTCTCCGCGGGGGCCGCCGGCGTGGAAGGGGCGGTGGGTGGGACGGGCGCCTGCGCGGGAGCGGCCGTCGTGGGCGCCGCGGCCTGCTGGGGCATGCTCGCGCGCAGCCGCTCGAGGCTCGTGAGGATCGGTCCGAGCGCCGGGCCCTGTGAGGCGAGGCGCGTGCGCGTCACCTCGGCGAGCTTCGACACTGCGGAGGACAGGGCTTCCACCACCGCGGGCGAGGTGCTCTCGGCCTGCACGGTGGGGAGCACGTGCTTCATGCGCTCCACGTACCAGGACAGCGCGAGCCCGCGGCTGCGCAGGCGCGAGGCCTCCGGGAAGAGTCCCTGCCAGTAGCGCTCGGTGAGCTCCGCCAGCAGCGTCGCCCCGGTGATGGCGCCGGGCAGGCCCTCGGTCATGTACAGCCCGAAGGCGAAGTAGGAGGCCAGCCACAGGTCCTTGGTGGTCGTCTGCAGCAGCTCCCCGGCGTTGCGGACGACCTCGTCCCAGCGTACGGCGTCTCCCGTGGGGGACTCGAGCTTGGCCACCTCGGCGAAGATGTTGTCGTAGGTGGGGTGATGCTTGGACGGGGCTCCGCAGGGAGCCTCGTCGGAGATGGGCTGGAGCCACGTGTTGGCGCGCTCGCGGAAGATGTCGTTGGAGGGCGTCATGAGGGGCGCTCCTTCATCGCGCGAGGGCACGCAGGAGCTGCTCGAGCGTGCTGTTGGAGGAATCGATGACCTGGCGCTGCGAGGCGGACAGCGCCTGCTTCGCCTGCGCCATCGCGGCGGGCTTCTCGGTGCGCAGGGGCCAGAGGTTGCTCCCCGAGCGCGTGGGTTGGGCCAGGTGCAGCAGGAGGGTAGGGGGCGCGGCGCCCAGGCAGAGCAGGAGCCGCGGCTGCTGCCCGTCGGACCAGAAGAAGGACGGAGGCAGGGATGACCAGCGCAGCAGCCGCGTGGCGAGCTCCAGCCAGGTGACGGGCCCCATGTGCGGGGGATAGGGACAGTCCAGCATCACGCCGGCCAGCCCCTGCTCGCGGTGGCGCTCTCCCGCGCAGGCCGTGAGGAAGGTGTGCAGCGCGTAGTAGCGCCCCTCGGGAGCCTGGTTTCCATTGACGTGCTGGAGCAGCTCCGCGCAGCGCTTCTCGGAGAGCAGTGCCTCCCGGAGTCGCTCGGCCACCCGGATGTCACCGGGCCGCACGGTGGGCAGCTTCGCCGTGCGCTCCTGCAGCTTCGGCACGTCGAGCGAGCCGGCCTCCCGCAGCAGCTCCACGCTGGCCCGGAGGAAGGGCTGATAGGTCTCCGGCAGCAGCGCGTAGCGTCCGACCACGTCCGAGGCGGGCAACTCCTGGAAGATGGCCAGCGGAAAGGCACGCCCCACACTGTCCGCGCTCGGCGCCAGCACGCCCACCAACACCGAGCTCTCGCCGGGTGCGGTGAAGACGAAGCTGGCGTGAGCCGTGGGCAGTGCGCTCCGAGCCCCGTGCAGCCGGCCGGTGCTCTCCTCCATCCAGCGGAAGAGGTACCGGGCCAGGGGGCTGGCCGCGTTGTGCCGGACGAACTCCGCGTGGCGCGGAGCCTTGCCCAGCAGCCCGATGTGAGGCGCCTGCGTCATCCTCAAGGAGCTCCGTTGGTGCTCACCATCTCGATGCAACCCTTGCCACCCCGGGCGATGCCGTTCGGGGGCGTCAGGCCCGGATCCCGGAAGATCTGCAGCAGTCGAGAGGTGTTGTTGCCAGACAGACCGAAGAACGGGTTGGCGGTGCGCTCGGGGCGGAAGTCGATGGCGACGAGCGCCCCGTTCATGTCCTCGATCTCCCAGACGGCGGTGAAGAAGCGGCCGTCTCCGCTGGGCTCGATGCGCTTCACGCGCTCGAGCAGGCGGAACAGGCCCCACTCGCCGGGCTCATCGATGTCCGCGGTGGCACCGGAGGCGTTCTCCACGTGGATGTGCGCGCCCAGCTTTCCGGCCTGGCCGGGCCAGCTCATCGGCTTCCAGATGTTGTCCGGACCGTTGCGGTACATCTCGTCGGTGCCGTCGATCGTCAGGGTGATGGCGGAGATCTCGGACGGCGAGGTGTCCGGCGACGTGCCCGCGCGCACGCGCACCTGGAAGCGGACGAGCGGATCCACGGTGTCACCCGGGAAGAGGGTGATGGCCAGGTTGTTGGACTTCTCCAGGAAGGTGAGCAGGTCCTCGCGGTACATGTCGCGCGTGTTGAGGTTGGCGAACGTCCACTTGCGGCCGGAGGTGACGACCTCGTCGGCCAGGTTCTGCTGGATGAACTTGCGCAGCGTGCCTCCCGAGGGCCGCAGGAACTCCGAGAGCTCCGCCAGGGGGGCGTCCTGCATCGACTCGCGCACGAACGGATAGCGGTTGGCCATGAGCTGGGCGAAGGGCTTGGTGACGGCCTCGCACCAATCGTTGCTCTTGGTCTGCGCCACGCCGGCGAAGACGATGGAGCGCATGTCCTGGAAGGGCGGCAGCAGCAGCTTCTCCAGGATGGGTCCGCCGCTCTCGTACTTCTTGACGAGCATGGCCACGCTCTCGCGCGTGGTCTTGATCTTCTCGAGCAGGGCGCCGGACTCCGAGGGCTTCTCCTTCACGCCCAGCAGGGAGATGAGCACCAACGCGAGCTGGTCCTGGTAGAAGTCGAGCGCCGTCAGCTTCTCCTCGCCGTCCTCGGAGCGCGACTCCTCGGTGGTGAACTTGATGAGGGTGGCGAACTCCTTCTCCACGTCGCGGGGCCCGAGCGTGTACTCACCCGTGGACGCATTCGGGTCGATGAGCCTCGGCTCGTCCTTCTTCTCGTTGGAGAAGACCTGCTCGAGGGCCCTGCGGGCCGCGCTCTTCTCCTCCTGCTTCGGCGTGCGTACCAATTGCACGTTGTAGGAGAGCGCCCGGAACAGCTTGCCGAAGGCGGGCGGCTTGCCACGCGTGAGGCTCTCGAGCAGCGCCTGCATCTGGTCCACGTTATCCGGCGGCCGGACGGTGATGGACTGGAGGAAGTCCTTCCACTCCTGGATGTACTGTTGGTAGTAGCGCGTGCGCAGCTCGGCGCGGGACTGCTCCTCGTCTTCCTTGGCGTCCCGGTCCAGCACCCAGGCTTCCTTGTTCTTGAAGGCGGACTCCAGCCGCGAGCGCACCACCTGATCCCACGCGACCTTGGTGAAGGCACCGCGGACGCGCTTGGTGGCGCGCATGGCGGGCACGGCGCCGACGATGTCATCCAGCGTCTGGTCCGGGTACTCGCGGCTCACGTCGGAGACGATGCGATCCATCTCCAGCGTGGTCACGGGGACGCGGTTGAGCGCTCTGCGCGTGGCACGCACGATGTTGTTGTTGCGCGCGAAGGCGAGCTGCTCCGGCTCCGCCGCCAGCATCTGGATGTACGTGCGGGCGTGGCGGGTGATGGCCTGCTGCAGGTTGGCCTCTCCGCCCGAGCCCTTCACGTGGGTCCAGTGACGGACCATCTGGTCCACCAGCCAGTCCTGGTGGGCGTCGTCGAGCGCCGGCTCACGCGGCGTGTGCGGCCAGGTAATGAGCAGGTACATCTTCAGCGCATCGAAGTGGCGCGCGTAGTCATCGGAGCCGGGCTTCCAGTCCGGCGAGTCCTGGTTCTGCGCGAACAGGTTGAGGTTCTGCTCGATGCGCTCGTACTGGTTGCCGAGCAGCACCCGGCGCAGGGCGGTGTTGTAGAAGGACTGCGCCAGCGGGAAGAGCTTGTCACCCTCGTACAGACCGAAGCGCAACCAGAAGGGGGCTCCCTCCGTCTTGTGCTTCGTCAACTCCTGGAGCTGGGCCTGCAGCGGGGTCAGGTCCGTGATGCGCGAGAGGTCGTCCCGGTCATCCAGACGCACGGCGGTGATGGCATCGCGCACGTCGCGCGCCAACGTCCGGTTCTGGAAGTAGGAGATGATGGGGAGCACCAGCAGCAGGGCCGCGGCGGTGAAGTAGGTGGCCGTGAGTATCAGCTGACGGCGGCGGTAGCGCTGCTCCTCGATGGAGCTGCGGGCGGCCATCTCCTGGTCCTGGAACATCACCTTGGTGAAGATGTCCCACAGGAAGTAGCTGCGGCCCTCCGCGCTCGGCTCGGGCTGCGGACGCGAGTCCCCGAAGAGCTCCCCCGAGGAGCCCGACAGCCGCTCCATCGGCTTGACCTCCTGGGTTCCGCTGGTGAAGTACAACCCGCGCATCACCGGCGTGTCCTGGTACACGTTGTCCAGGAAGAGCGGCTGGACGAACTCGGCCAGGTTCTTGCGCAGCTCGGCGAAGCGCTGCGGGAACTGGTAGATGTTCTCGCGCGCCTCCAGCCGGCGCTCCTGGCCCAGCCGCTTGACCGTGCGCTGCTCCAGCACGTTCACCAGCTCGTCGAAGCGCTCCAGCAGCAGGTCCGTGGACGCCTCCGCCTGGGCGCCCATGGGCACGGTGAAGCCCCAGATCTGCCCGCGCTCGGAGCGCGTCAGGTCCGCGTACATCTCCGTGAAGCCGGGGAGGAGATCACACTTGGTGACCATCAGGTACACGGGCACCAGCGTGCGCAGACGCGAGGTGATCTCATCCAGGCGCTCGCGGATGCTCTGCCCCAGCTCGCCGGCGACCTGGGGATCCACCCCCATCAGCTCGCTGACGCTCACCGCCACGATGAGGCCGTTGATGGGCCGCTTCGGGCGGTACTTCGTCAGCGTGTCGAGGAAGGCGAACCACTCGGGCTTGTCGTCCTCGCTGCTCACGTAGCGGCCGGCGGTGTCGAGGATGACGGCTTCGTTCGTGAGCCACCAATCGCAGTTGCGCGTGCCGCCCACACCTCGTACGCCGCCACCCTTGGCGGAGAGGTAGGGGAACTTCAGACCCGAGTTGCGCAGCGCGGTGCTCTTGCCCGCGCCCGGCGGTCCGACGATGAGGTACCAGGGCAGCACCGCGAGCGCATCCTTGCGGCCCCGCGACAGCTTGGAGGTCTTGAGCGCCTCCACCGCCTTGGAGAACTCGGCCTGCATGGCCTTGATCTCCGGCTGCAGGTCCGGCCGGACCGTCTTGACCTGCTCCTCGGCCTGCGCCTCCAGCGCGCCCTCGAGCTTCTTGGCCGCCTTGCGCGACTTGATCTTCCCGACGATCCACTTGCAGAGCGCGAACAGCAGGAACACGCCCGCGGTGATGAGCCCCGTGAGGATCGGCGGAGCTCCCAGCATGGCGACCGCGCCCCAGGCCAGTCCCACCAGGAACGTGATGACGAGTGCCCAGATCATCGCGTCTCTCCCGTGTGGGTGGCCATGTGGAGCTTGATCTCGTTCAGGAAGGTGTCGACGGCGCCATCCAGGCTGACCACCAGCCCGCCATAGACGAGCACGGCGAGCGCCAGCGCCCCGAGCGAGATGATCATCGGGGACAGCCTGCGCTTGCCGGCGAGCATCGACTCGGAGGGCCGCTCACCGTGTGGCGACAGCACGTCGAAGTCGAAGGGTTTGGCTCGCTCCAGGTCCTTCTGGACCGAGTCGATGAGCGTCATCAGCTCCAGCTCGCCGCCGCGGATGCGGTAGCGGCCCTGGAAGCCGAAGAGCATGCACAGGTAGTAGACCTGCAGCACCTCGGCGCGGTGTGGATCCTTCCGGATGGCCTGCAAGCGGTGGAAGAAGCCGTCACCGGCGACGTTCTCGTTGAAGTACTGGAGCTGCAGCAGGTTGGTCATCCAGAACGAGCGGTAGGGCTCGGGCCGGGTGAGCGCGACCTCGTCGAGCAGGGCGACCAGGGCATAGGCCATGTCCTGGGCGTCCTGGTGGCTGAAACCCAGCACGGCCGCGCGCCGCAGCATCTCGTCCACGACGCCGCGCAGGCGGTGATGCAGCACCTCGGGAGGGGGAACCGCGGCGGCATCCGAGTTGCGGATGCGGATCGCCGCGTCGAAGCAGTCCTTGGTGGCTTCGGTGACTCGTTGCATGGCGTTCGGTCGTCAGCGGCTGGCGGTGGGGACGGCGAGCAGCTCCACCGTCGTCTGTGCGGCGTCGAAGGGGTGCGGCAGGTAGAGCGCGAGCGTTCGATCCCTCATCGCGTTCTTCCAGTAGCCGTCCGAGGTGAAGAGGGTGAAGTAGAGGACCCCCGGCTGGATGGGCACCTCGGGCGGGGGGCGGTAGTTGACCTGGATGGGGACACCGGGCGAGGTGGCCTGCACCAGGTTCTGGATGTCGCCCCAGCTGGCCAGCTTGGCGAGCTTGGGCAACTGCTCCGCCACCGTGCGCTCCGGCAGCTCGCTGCGCACGGAGAGGAAGAACTGGCCACAACGATCCAGCCGCTCGTCCTCGAGCTTCCCGCGGTAGAGCCGGTCGTCGCCGGACTGCAGCTGCACCGTGAGGCACTGCTCGAGCGCCACGGAGCGCATCAGCGACTGGAGGCGGCGGAACAGCTCCTCGAAGGTGACGCGCAGCTGGATGAACTGGAAGGGCGGCAGCGTGGTGGGATCCGCGTCCGCGGCGAAGGTGCACAGCTGTCCCGCGCACTGGCTGAGCGCCAGGTAGAGCGCGTGCGGCCGCATGTTGCCCGCGTCGATGGCGTGCTGGAGCAGCGGGATGATGCCGTTGAGGGCGCTGAGCTCCAGGAAGAGCGTCACGTCCGAGGCGGTGAACTCGAGCGCGGACGCGTCCCGGTGCCGGCGCCGCGAGGCGAGCTGGCGCTGCTTGGCCACGATGAGCCGCAGCAGCGTGCGCAGCTCGCTCATGATGTAGGGCGAGGCGTCGATGCGCAGCGCGGGCGGGATGTAGTTCTCGACGAGCGTCAGGCTGCCGGAGCGATCGCGCGACAGCTCGGCGATCTTGATGGCGTCGTAGTCCTCGCGCGGCTCGGTGCCGAAGAGCAGCTTGACGTTGCGCTGCGCGAAGGCCACCGGGACGATGGAGGTGGACGCGGTCAGGTCGTTCACCGGCCGGTTGGTCGGGGTGAAGCGGGGGTTGCCGCCGATCCGATCTCCACCACCATAGCTCTCCACGCCGCTGCGCTCGCGCGGAACGCCGAGGTAGACGTCCAGCACCTGCTGCGCTGGCGGGAAGACGCCCTCCGTGGGGCGGGCCGGCGGGGCCTCGGGATCGCCACTGTGGAAGCCGATGGGCATTCCGTCGGGAAGGACGCCGTTGAAGTGGCGCAGCTGCACGCGGCCGGCGCGCAGGGCCTCCATGTCGAACTCCAGGGAGTAGACGCCCCAGGGATAGGGCTCCACCGCCCCCAGCCGGAGGTCCAGCAGGTTCTCATGATAGAGGTCGAGCTGCTGCATGTGGTGGGGACTCATGAACATCCCCTCCGACCAGACAACGCGCTGCGCGTTCTTCATGCACTCCTCTTGGGATGCGATGGCACCTCGGCCTCGTCGGACTGAGCGGCGGGAGCCGGCTCCGTCAGCGTGGCCTGGGGGCGAAGAATGTCGATCTGATAGCCCTGGAGCCGGTAGCGAAGCCGCACATCCCAGGGCTTGGGCTCGCCCTGGTCTCCCGCGGGCCTCTCGACGCACAGGGGCGGAGGCACGGGATCCAGTGCGCTGACGGTCCGCCACGAGTAGCCGAGCGGCTGGCGGAAGTGGCCCATGGTCAGGATGAAGCGGGCCTTGGGATCCCGCTGGATCCACCGCTGGAGTTTCTGGCCCGGGGCGACGGTGAACTCGGCCACCTGGAGCAGGTCCTCTCCGAGGTACTCCTTGGGGCGGTTCCAGAGGTCGCGGAAGCCCGCGCGCTCCAGCTTCGCGCTGTCCTTGAGCTGGATGACCTGCACCACGGTGGGCAGCGAGCGTCCGCGCGGATCAGGATTCACCTGATCGGAGACATCCAGGACGACCTGCATGGGAGGAGGGGTCTCGCACGGCGTGGGCCCCACGCGCTTCGCACACGAGGTACCGGTGGCTGCCGCGAGCAGGAGAGTGAGCAGAACCCTTTTGTCTCGACTACCGGAACGGACGCATGCCTTGGGGCATGCCTGTGGCTGTGCCTTCACGAGTCCTCGTCTCACGTGCGGTGTTTCCCCCCTCCACAGGTCTGATGGACGGCGTGAAACCTGCCAGAGTGTACGAAAGGCTGCAAGTCCAGGGACCGTGTTCACTCTGAACGGAACGGGTTCTTGAGTGATGGGGGCAGGTATGTAGCGGCACGTGCGGACGTGTTGACGCGTTCGGGGCATGTGCCTCTCTCGGGCGCATCGGGCCGGAGCGCATTTCTGGCCGGATCACTGCTAGAGTGCAGCAGCTTGTTGACCGGTAGATCTACGCTGTGGCGCGCTGGTGCCGCGCCTCGACACACCCGAAGCGGGGGAGCCATGGGAAGAAGGATTCTCGCGCCTGGCGCACTGGCGCTGTTGCTGCTGTTGCCTGGAGTGGCGGCCTTCGCGCAGACGACTCCAATCAAGTCGTTCGACCTGGAGCGTCTGGAACTCAATCCCGGAGCTGAAGGCTCGCTCGTCGTGGGCACGGGAGAGTTGCTGCAGGCCGGGCAGTTCCGCATCTCCGCGACAGCCCACTACTCGCACCGGCCGTTGATGTTGTTCCGGGAGGGGAAGGCCACCGGGGTCGTGCCGGGTCGGAGCACGATGCACCTGTCCGCCGCCTACTCCCTGACGAACAGGTTGCAGGTGGAGGGACAGCTGCCGTTGGTGGTGTTGCAGCAATGGGGACCGAGTGCTCCGAATCCAGATGGGCCAAGCTCCTTCCTGCTGGGGACGCCCACGGTAGGGCTGCGCCTGGGTCTGCTCACGCAGGACGATCAGGGCGGGGTCGATGTGGCGGTGGGGGGTGATGTCGGGCTGCCAGTGGGCAACAAGGATGCGTACGCGCGGGATGATGGGCTGCGTTACTCGCCGCGGGTGATGGTGGGCCGGCGCTTTGGTTTCCTGCGGGCGGCCTTGGACGCGGGAGTGCTGGTTCGCCCAGCGGTGCGCGTCACCGATGCCAACGCCGATGTCCTGGATAAACTGGGCAATGAGCTGCGCATTGGGGCGGCGCTGGTGACGACGGGGCGCCGGATGCGGTGGGAGTTCAATGTCCGAGGCATGGTTCCTCTTACGGAGCAGCCGGGCTCGGTGGAACTGATGCCGGGAGTGCGCTACCTGGTGAACCCCTCGATGGAGGTGTTCGCGCTGGCGGGCATCGGGGTCGGCAAGAGTCCAGGGACGCCACTGTTCCGGGTGCTCGCGGGAGGTTCTTTCGGAGACGTGACGCCGCGGCGAGGGCCGGGGGAGTCCTCCGTCAAGTGCGACATGGGACTGTCCCTGGCTCCGGAGGAGTGCCCGGACAGTGACTACGACGGCGACAGTGTGCGCAACGTCGATGACAAGTGCCCGACCGTGCCGGGCGATCCCGCGCGTGCGGGCTGCCCACGGACGGACCTGGACAAGGATGGCATCGAGGACTCGCTGGACGCCTGTCCGACGGAGTTTGGCCCTGCCGCGAGCCAGGGCTGTCCCGCGCGTGATCAGGACAAGGACGGCGTCGAGGACGAACTGGACAGTTGCCCGGCGGAGGCGGGTCCCGCGGACAACCGGGGCTGCCCGCTCAGGGACCGCGACAAGGACGGAATCGAGAACGACCAGGACGAGTGTCCCGA contains:
- the tssA gene encoding type VI secretion system protein TssA translates to MTPSNDIFRERANTWLQPISDEAPCGAPSKHHPTYDNIFAEVAKLESPTGDAVRWDEVVRNAGELLQTTTKDLWLASYFAFGLYMTEGLPGAITGATLLAELTERYWQGLFPEASRLRSRGLALSWYVERMKHVLPTVQAESTSPAVVEALSSAVSKLAEVTRTRLASQGPALGPILTSLERLRASMPQQAAAPTTAAPAQAPVPPTAPSTPAAPAESPATTGTTPAPAVTPPPTPAPPPAPAAPTPAPAAPSAAVAALAAQLPSAPTGELTSAEAAADFLRNIGSSLASASGVLRRANPADPLAYRLLRTGLWLHISQPPPTGANGRTSLPPLPAPLRTKLETLTNHSRWAELLDEAESAMTQHRFVLDLQRFSAHALTSLGPTHASAREALLLELSSLLKRMPAVVDLVAADGTPMADAATKEWLQREVLAKPTAAPRNIIIPAPLPRELDTPAQDASAEGETLAQHQARLASASTARARFVARLHLARMCVQAGQLTTARALYEALDAECTAQALDSWEPALAAACLEGFLTCVLAGKDSPDGLVGDFWIRYRRLAQLDPAAALRVQP
- the tssD gene encoding type VI secretion system tube protein TssD, producing MAETVHLYLKANGTDIKGDSTQTSLGRQDSIECVSFEHEVITARESGSGLATGRRQYPPMRIVKRIDKSSPLLMKALCENQVIDATFKFFRPNPTGDGTTEQFYTIAIKKGRINSIKQHVPDSFVPASTNLPAMEEVTFVFHTIDWTITNGGVTHTDTWDAQR
- the tssE gene encoding type VI secretion system baseplate subunit TssE; translated protein: MAERGLLTRLASSSHGALAPRGNAVAAIAEHLRVLLNTRKGEAAAAPGFGIMDFNDIIHLFPAAIPRMQQSIRTAIQEFEPRLKNVVVMHVPDEQDPTALRFDIIAQLNIKDARGTVRFHTELQPGGRVDLW
- the tssB gene encoding type VI secretion system contractile sheath small subunit, with translation MSKESSVAPTERVNIVYKPATGNMQEQVELPLKMLMMGDFTGRQDDRPLEDRAPINVDKMNFTEVMAQQDLKVDISVTDKLSNEDGANLAVSLQFKSLADFAPESIVNQVPELRKLLELRSALHALKGPLGNVPAFRKKLQAMLADDEGRKRLIDELGLKADGNGDSKK
- the tssC gene encoding type VI secretion system contractile sheath large subunit, encoding MSTQTQTQNPAGAAAAVSPSLLDEILSEAKIKPKDEGYDVARRGVEAFITEMLAPNRSEERVDKALVDAMIAEIDRRLTSQVNEIMHHQDVQKLESAWRSLKFLVDRVDFRENIRVEMLNVSKEDLLKDFEDSPEVVKSGLYRLVYSNEYGVFGGKPYGLLLGNYDFGPGPQDIDLLRKCASVAAMAHAPFIANASPEMFGEQNFLNLPNLKDLKSLFEGPQYARWHSFRESEDARYVGLCMPRFLLRLPYGEKTIPVKAFNFNEDVVGHHDRYLWGHASTAFATRVADSFAKFRWSPNIIGPQSGGAVEMLPLHQYEAMGEIQTKVPTEVMLTERREYELSEEGFIGLVFRKDADNAAFFSANSAQKAKFFGSTPEGKAAETNYRLGTQLPYMFIMTRLAHYVKVLQREQIGSWKERSDLERELNQWMSQYIADMDDPAPAVRSRRPLRAARVTVEDVEGQPGWYRCSLQVRPHFKYMGASFTLSLVGKLDKE